From Oryza brachyantha chromosome 9, ObraRS2, whole genome shotgun sequence, a single genomic window includes:
- the LOC102720268 gene encoding probable ribosomal RNA small subunit methyltransferase B isoform X2 has product MMEGALALPQFRSRVGVGSRILLSASNPGAACGSSGASGRSRVSRVHPGAYPRTAGRGRTWKPDSPEASPRRSGRTKISTVNLEVSHHRAVAAVRLLRIEKGKAFVDLLNEKGNGSGENEMSYVERTLGFSTRCLDNRDIRLVTVIVAGTVRWKRYLDYLIMSLCSEEKMFREMEPLLLQILRIGFFEILKLNVPAYAAVDENVRLAKVALRPGAGNLVNAILRKLLLLKETNSLPLPKIEGDDRAQARALSIIYSHPVWMVRRWIRFLGKDEALKLMKWNNSDPHFSLRVNTANGYTRADLIDRLESLQVHYEKSTMDEFVRIQEGMQTVLQAGLLKEGMCAVQDESAGLVVSVVDPQPGETIIDCCAAPGGKTLFMAARLSGQGKIQALDVNKGRLRILMEAAKLHNLDAMISDIHADLRLYAKETTVKYDKVLLDAPCSGLGVLSKTCGGIDNLKIWRN; this is encoded by the exons ATGATGGAGGGGGCGCTCGCCCTCCCGCAGTTCCGCtcgcgcgtcggcgtcggctcgCGTATCCTGCTCTCCGCCAGTAACCCCGGCGCCGCCTGCGGCAGCTCCGGCGCCTCCG GGAGGAGTAGGGTTTCGAGGGTTCATCCGGGAGCGTATCCGAGGACTGCAG GGAGGGGTAGGACTTGGAAGCCTGACAGCCCGGAGGCGTCACCTCGCCGATCAG GGAGGACTAAGATTTCAACTGTAAATTTGGAGGTGTCCCATCACAGAGCAG TTGCAGCAGTGAGGTTGCTAAGAATTGAGAAGGGGAAGGCATTTGTGGACCTTTTGAATGAGAAAGGAAATGGTTCTGGTGAGAATGAGATGAGCTATGTAGAAAGGACGCTAGGGTTCAGTACACGGTGTTTGGATAACAGGGATATAAGATTG GTTACTGTCATAGTTGCTGGAACTGTGCGCTGGAAACGATACCTTGATTATCTTATCATGTCACTCTGCAGTGAGGAGAAGATGTTCAGGGAGATGGAGCCGCTACTTCTGCAG ATATTGCGAATTGGCTTCTTTGAAATTCTCAAGCTCAATGTGCCAGCTTATGCTGCTGTTGATGAG AATGTAAGGCTTGCTAAAGTAGCTTTAAGGCCTGGTGCTGGGAACCTGGTGAATGCAATTCTGCGTAAACTTCTACTGCTAAAG GAGACAaactctcttcctcttccaaaGATAGAAGGTGATGACCGTGCCCAAGCTCGTGCACTTTCCATTATTTATTCTCATCCTGTT TGGATGGTGAGAAGATGGATTCGTTTTCTTGGCAAAGACGAAGCTCTAAAATTAATGAAATGGAACAACAGTGATCCTCATTTCAGTTTAAG GGTCAATACAGCGAATGGGTATACAAGGGCTGATCTTATAGATCGATTGGAAAGTTTGCAG GTTCATTACGAGAAGTCCACTATGGATGAATTTGTCCGTATTCAGGAGGGAATGCAG ACAGTCCTGCAAGCTGGACTACTGAAAGAAGGCATGTGTGCTGTGCAGGATGAGAGTGCAG GTCTTGTCGTGTCTGTCGTTGATCCACAACCTGGGGAAACAATCATTGATTGTTGTGCTGCGCCTGGTGGGAAAACATTGTTCATGGCAGCGCGTTTGTCGGGACAAG GGAAGATACAAGCACTTGACGTAAACAAAGGTCGATTGAGAATTCTCATGGAGGCAGCAAAGTTGCACAATCTTGATGCTATGATCAGTGACATCCATGCTGATCTTCGACTATATGCT AAGGAAACAACTGTCAAATATGACAAGGTACTGTTGGATGCTCCATGCTCTGGGCTAGGAGTTCTTTCCAAG ACTTGCGGTGGAATAGACAATTTGAAGATTTGGAGGAATTAA
- the LOC102720268 gene encoding probable ribosomal RNA small subunit methyltransferase B isoform X1 yields the protein MMEGALALPQFRSRVGVGSRILLSASNPGAACGSSGASGRSRVSRVHPGAYPRTAGRGRTWKPDSPEASPRRSGRTKISTVNLEVSHHRAVAAVRLLRIEKGKAFVDLLNEKGNGSGENEMSYVERTLGFSTRCLDNRDIRLVTVIVAGTVRWKRYLDYLIMSLCSEEKMFREMEPLLLQILRIGFFEILKLNVPAYAAVDENVRLAKVALRPGAGNLVNAILRKLLLLKETNSLPLPKIEGDDRAQARALSIIYSHPVWMVRRWIRFLGKDEALKLMKWNNSDPHFSLRVNTANGYTRADLIDRLESLQVHYEKSTMDEFVRIQEGMQTVLQAGLLKEGMCAVQDESAGLVVSVVDPQPGETIIDCCAAPGGKTLFMAARLSGQGKIQALDVNKGRLRILMEAAKLHNLDAMISDIHADLRLYAKETTVKYDKVLLDAPCSGLGVLSKRADLRWNRQFEDLEELTCLQDELLDSASMLVKPGGILFYSTCSIDPEENEHRITAFVQRHPDFVPQSVHGYVPAEFVTKEGFYSSSPTKHSIDGAFAARLVQSVF from the exons ATGATGGAGGGGGCGCTCGCCCTCCCGCAGTTCCGCtcgcgcgtcggcgtcggctcgCGTATCCTGCTCTCCGCCAGTAACCCCGGCGCCGCCTGCGGCAGCTCCGGCGCCTCCG GGAGGAGTAGGGTTTCGAGGGTTCATCCGGGAGCGTATCCGAGGACTGCAG GGAGGGGTAGGACTTGGAAGCCTGACAGCCCGGAGGCGTCACCTCGCCGATCAG GGAGGACTAAGATTTCAACTGTAAATTTGGAGGTGTCCCATCACAGAGCAG TTGCAGCAGTGAGGTTGCTAAGAATTGAGAAGGGGAAGGCATTTGTGGACCTTTTGAATGAGAAAGGAAATGGTTCTGGTGAGAATGAGATGAGCTATGTAGAAAGGACGCTAGGGTTCAGTACACGGTGTTTGGATAACAGGGATATAAGATTG GTTACTGTCATAGTTGCTGGAACTGTGCGCTGGAAACGATACCTTGATTATCTTATCATGTCACTCTGCAGTGAGGAGAAGATGTTCAGGGAGATGGAGCCGCTACTTCTGCAG ATATTGCGAATTGGCTTCTTTGAAATTCTCAAGCTCAATGTGCCAGCTTATGCTGCTGTTGATGAG AATGTAAGGCTTGCTAAAGTAGCTTTAAGGCCTGGTGCTGGGAACCTGGTGAATGCAATTCTGCGTAAACTTCTACTGCTAAAG GAGACAaactctcttcctcttccaaaGATAGAAGGTGATGACCGTGCCCAAGCTCGTGCACTTTCCATTATTTATTCTCATCCTGTT TGGATGGTGAGAAGATGGATTCGTTTTCTTGGCAAAGACGAAGCTCTAAAATTAATGAAATGGAACAACAGTGATCCTCATTTCAGTTTAAG GGTCAATACAGCGAATGGGTATACAAGGGCTGATCTTATAGATCGATTGGAAAGTTTGCAG GTTCATTACGAGAAGTCCACTATGGATGAATTTGTCCGTATTCAGGAGGGAATGCAG ACAGTCCTGCAAGCTGGACTACTGAAAGAAGGCATGTGTGCTGTGCAGGATGAGAGTGCAG GTCTTGTCGTGTCTGTCGTTGATCCACAACCTGGGGAAACAATCATTGATTGTTGTGCTGCGCCTGGTGGGAAAACATTGTTCATGGCAGCGCGTTTGTCGGGACAAG GGAAGATACAAGCACTTGACGTAAACAAAGGTCGATTGAGAATTCTCATGGAGGCAGCAAAGTTGCACAATCTTGATGCTATGATCAGTGACATCCATGCTGATCTTCGACTATATGCT AAGGAAACAACTGTCAAATATGACAAGGTACTGTTGGATGCTCCATGCTCTGGGCTAGGAGTTCTTTCCAAG AGGGCAGACTTGCGGTGGAATAGACAATTTGAAGATTTGGAGGAATTAACGTGTTTGCAAGATGAGCTTCTTGATTCAGCATCGAT GTTGGTAAAACCTGGTGGTATATTATTCTACAGTACATGTTCCATTGATCCTGAAGAAAATGAACACAGGATTACTGCTTTTGTTCAGAGGCATCCG GACTTTGTCCCACAGAGTGTGCATGGATATGTTCCTGCTGAATTTGTCACAAAGGAAGGTTTCTATTCCTCAAGTCCAACTAAGCATTCTATTGATGGGGCATTTGCTGCTCGTCTTGTTCAGTCAGTGTTCTAG